The genomic region TGGGATGTGAACAAATCGTGAAAAATATGTAAGAGAAAGTGTAAATGTGTTGATCCTGGTAATCAGATCAACTCCCCATACGTTCAGATCTTCCACCGGCCAGCGCTTTTGGCCAAGCGTTGACGCATCGCATCCACATTCGCGGCCAATTGCAGGGTCAATAACCGATATCCATCCAGTGCGCTGTAGACGGGTGCATCCAATGTGGACTCACCACCGCTGGCCTGGCCGTTGCGTTCCAACCGCTCCGTCACTCCCGACTTCAACGCCCTCGCCATCCCCACCAACTGCACCCGAATCTGCCGATGCTCAGCCTTCAACATCACCTGCATGCGCGCCGTCGCCTGCTCATCGCGAGGATCGGGCCGGGTATTGCCGAGAATCTCCAGGGTACTGATGCACATGCGTAGGTGGCGCTGAATCGCGTCCAGTTCGGTCATGGAGATCCGCACTTCCTTGGACACCGACGGCATCAATGAACGCAGTTGCAGCATTGCCGCGTTCAAGCGGTTGAGCAGCTTGAGGTGTTCATCATCGGTCACCGATTGACCGCTGATGATCCGGCTGTAGATCTGCGCGCAATCACGCAACGCGCTGGCCAGGTTGTAGCGCCACG from Pseudomonas synxantha harbors:
- a CDS encoding FUSC family protein, coding for MNLPFFARRLLRPLLDPYRRYRHAKLIHAVRVSIGLLATILLTTGLNLPHGEWASVTMLVVIGGLQHHGNIGKKAVERAYGTLIGASVGLLLVVQEAYVGQPLLTYLLMSAICGFFSYHAIGKGGYTALLSAITVFIVAGHGDNPLSDGLWRTVDILIGIALALAFSFALPLYAVYSWRYNLASALRDCAQIYSRIISGQSVTDDEHLKLLNRLNAAMLQLRSLMPSVSKEVRISMTELDAIQRHLRMCISTLEILGNTRPDPRDEQATARMQVMLKAEHRQIRVQLVGMARALKSGVTERLERNGQASGGESTLDAPVYSALDGYRLLTLQLAANVDAMRQRLAKSAGRWKI